From one Lolium rigidum isolate FL_2022 chromosome 4, APGP_CSIRO_Lrig_0.1, whole genome shotgun sequence genomic stretch:
- the LOC124707987 gene encoding putative RNA polymerase II subunit B1 CTD phosphatase RPAP2 homolog yields the protein MAPAAAAAAAKPAARTTANVAAAVLRVQVALLEGAASRNEPLLHAAAAVLSRADYDDLVTERTIDDSCGHAACPNPLPANANANTNAKFHISLREHRVYDLEEARRFCSERCLVASAAFAASLPTERPFGVPPARLDALVALFEGRGAGTALGLREGGGKEEVEDVGMKVEIREKEAPGPGEVTLQEWIGPSGAIEGYVPRHHPIHQGPMPEAKQSKGSIAEQSGNKNMHSGTAAPGKHGMAVSSSSVEAEVSSEVLAKKLDVNMKAKKKEAAKTPSKIFKQDEEDDMLSTCITDTIAKQLEHVILEEKNDKKKKKSTRVSPRASKSKPARKSAGSDRHGVGFSSTIIMGDNTSLPAGSDGHGVGFTSTIIMGDHASLKTDQGPMGQYNFSSSILGDNHPSSSQHSARDSTSGYNDQLHEGFNKAVDLEKNETSDEKARAALKSSLKAAGSKNRSQSVTWADENGSILEISKAYDIHSDDKQSKADIDSSLRRESAEACAAALIEAAGDISSGTLEVEDAVSKAGIIILPDMLHQEQFENDKGNDTADKEVSEVDNDVVKWPTKTVLLDTDMFEVDDSWHDTPPEGFSLTLSAFATMWATLFGWISRSSLAYVYMLDESSVEELSISTGREYPEKRVSRDSQSSEIKRALASCISNALPVLVSNLRMRIPVSKLETTLGYLIDTMSLVEALPPLRSRQWQLMVLVLLDALSVHRLPVLTPVISDSKLVQKVLISAQVSREEYDSMIDLVLPFGRVTQTPPPS from the exons atggcgcccgccgccgccgccgccgccgccaagccggCGGCGAGAACCACAGCGAACGTGGCCGCGGCCGTGCTGCGCGTGCAGGTGGCCCTGCTCGAGGGCGCCGCTTCCCGCAACGAGCCGCTCCTGCACGCGGCCGCCGCGGTCCTCTCCCGCGCCGACTACGACGACCTCGTCACGGAGCGCACCATCGACGACTCCTGCGGCCACGCGGCCTGCCCCAACCCGCTCcccgccaacgccaacgccaacACCAACGCCAAGTTCCACATCTCGCTCCGCGAGCACCGCGTCTACGACCTCGAGGAGGCGCGCAGGTTCTGCTCCGAGCGATGCCTCGTCGCCTCCGCGGCCTTCGCGGCCTCGCTACCCACCGAGCGCCCCTTCGGCGTCCCGCCCGCCCGGCTCGACGCCCTCGTCGCGCTCTTCGAGGGCCGCGGGGCTGGAACGGCGCTAGGGTTGAGGGAGGGCGGCggtaaggaggaggtggaggatgtgGGGATGAAGGTGGAGATTAGGGAGAAGGAGGCGCCTGGGCCTGGGGAGGTCACGCTGCAGGAGTGGATTGGGCCGTCCGGCGCCATCGAGGGCTATGTTCCCCGCCATCACCCCATTCACCAAG GGCCCATGCCAGAGGCTAAACAAAGCAAAGGTAGTATAGCTGAGCAGTCAGGGAATAAGAACATGCATTCTGGAACTGCTGCTCCTGGGAAACATGGTATGGCTGTTTCATCGTCTTCAGTGGAAGCAGAAGTGAGCTCAGAAGTATTAGCTAAAAAGTTAGATGTTAACATGAAAGCGAAGAAAAAAGAAGCAGCTAAAACCCCATCGAAGATTTTCAAGCAGGATGAAGAGGATGATATGCTGTCGACATGCATAACAGATACCATTGCGAAGCAGCTAGAGCATGTAATTTTGGAAGAGAAAAATgacaagaaaaaaaagaaatcaaCTAGAGTGTCACCAAGGGCATCCAAGAGTAAGCCTGCAAGAAAATCTGCTGGAAGTGATAGGCATGGAGTAGGCTTTAGTAGTACAATCATCATGGGGGATAATACTTCGTTACCTGCTGGAAGCGATGGGCATGGAGTAGGCTTTACTAGTACAATCATTATGGGGGATCATGCTTCGCTAAAGACGGATCAAGGGCCTATGGGTCAATATAACTTCTCAAGCTCCATCCTAGGAGATAATCATCCCTCATCATCTCAACACTCTGCAAGAGATTCAACGAGTGGTTACAACGACCAACTACATGAAGGATTCAACAAAGCAGTGGACCTTGAAAAAAATgagacaagtgacgagaaagctAGAGCTGCACTAAAATCTTCACTTAAGGCTGCAGGGTCCAAGAACAGAAGTCAGTCTGTGACATGGGCAGATGAGAATGGGAGCATCTTAGAAATAAGCAAAGCATATGATATCCATTCAGATGATAAACAATCTAAGGCAGACATTGACAGTTCACTAAGACGTGAATCTGCAGAGGCTTGTGCAGCTGCCCTTATTGAGGCAGCAGGAGATATTTCTTCAGGCACATTAGAagtggaagatgcag TTTCTAAGGCAGGGATCATCATATTGCCTGACATGCTTCaccaggaacagtttgagaatgaTAAGGGCAATGATACCGCGGATAAAGAAGTATCTGAAGTAGATAATGATGTTGTGAAGTGGCCAACGAAGACTGTGCTTCTAGACACAGACATGTTTGAAGTTGATGATTCGTGGCATGACACTCCGCCAGAAGGTTTCAGTTTAACC CTGTCTGCTTTTGCAACAATGTGGGCCACACTATTTGGATGGATATCCCGGTCATCTTTAGCCTATGTGTACATGCTTGATGAAAGTTCTGTGGAAGAGTTGTCGATTTCTACTGGGAGAGAGTATCCTGAGAAGAGAGTTTCAAGAGATAGCCAATCATCTGAAATTAAAAGAGCTTTAGCGTCTTGCATTTCTAATGCATTGCCAGTACTTGTATCAAACTTGAGGATGCGAATTCCAGTTTCCAAGTTGGAGACTACTCTG GGATACTTGATCGACACAATGTCACTTGTTGAGGCACTACCTCCTCTGAGATCAAGGCAATGGCAACTGATGGTTCTTGTGCTGCTTGATGCACTCTCGGTTCACCGGCTTCCTGTTCTTACTCCAGTGATCTCAGACTCAAAGCTTGTGCAGAAG GTTTTGATCTCAGCCCAGGTTAGCAGAGAGGAGTACGACTCCATGATCGACCTCGTTCTCCCTTTTGGAAGAGTCACACAGACACCCCCGCCAAGCTAG
- the LOC124708533 gene encoding probable protein phosphatase 2C 47 yields the protein MVAEAEVMHQQPAPVLEVQYSRCVTKGVGMSAVAVPEVAVGIEVAVELPSVELASVDGATSVSAETLHFVPNIRSGSFADIGPRMYMEDEHIRIDDLSAHLGSLLVCPLPSAFYGVFDGHGGPDAAAYMKRHAMRFLFEDREFPQALQVDDIFLQSVEDCIRSAFLEADLALADNLDISSSSGTTALAALVFGRQLLVANTGDCRAVLCRRGMAMEMSRDHRANHVEECERVAASGGYIEDGYLNGVLSVTRALGDWDMKVPDCSTSPLIAEPEFQQAMLTQEDEFLIMGCDGIWDVMTSQHAVSVVRRGLRQHDDPERCARELVMEAKRLQTPDNLTVIVVCFASELGSPPAQQQEQVAARPRSCKGLSAEALCNLRSWLETDR from the exons ATGGTGGCCGAGGCGGAGGTGATGCATCAGCAGCCCGCGCCGGTGTTGGAGGTGCAGTACAGCCGGTGCGTCACTAAGGGGGTCGGGATGTCGGCGGTCGCCGTGCCGGAGGTGGCGGTGGGGATCGAGGTCGCCGTCGAGTTGCCTAGCGTG GAGTTGGCAAGTGTTGATGGTGCGACGAGCGTGTCTGCTGAGACACTACATTTTGTGCCCAACATCCGGTCTGGTAGCTTTGCTGATATCGGACCAAGGATGTACATGGAAGATGAACACATCCGGATAGATGATCTTTCAGCTCATCTTGGCTCACTGCTAGTGTGCCCATTACCCAGTGCCTTCTATGGG GTTTTTGATGGCCATGGGGGTCCGGACGCTGCAGCCTACATGAAAAGGCATGCAATGAGGTTCTTGTTTGAGGATAGAGAGTTCCCACAAGCATTGCAAGTGGACGATATATTCCTTCAGTCTGTTGAGGACTGCATTCGCAGCGCGTTCTTGGAGGCTGATCTTGCTCTGGCTGACAATTTAGATATCAGCAGTTCTTCTGGAACTACAGCACTCGCGGCGTTAGTCTTTGGCAG GCAATTGTTGGTTGCCAACACGGGTGACTGCCGGGCTGTCCTCTGCCGGAGAGGCATGGCCATGGAGATGTCTCGAGATCACAGAGCGAATCACGTAGAGGAGTGTGAAAGGGTTGCTGCGTCCGGCGGATACATCGAGGATGGCTACCTCAACGGAGTGCTCTCCGTGACGCGGGCCCTAGGCGACTGGGACATGAAGGTGCCTGACTGCTCCACGTCGCCCCTCATCGCGGAACCAGAGTTCCAGCAGGCCATGCTGACCCAGGAAGACGAGTTCCTCATCATGGGCTGCGACGGGATCTGGGACGTGATGACCAGCCAGCACGCGGTGAGCGtggtccggcgaggtctccgtcaGCACGACGACCCCGAGCGGTGCGCGCGGGAGCTCGTGATGGAGGCGAAGCGGCTCCAGACTCCTGACAACCTCACGGTGATCGTGGTGTGCTTCGCCTCGGAGCTTGGCTcgccacctgctcagcagcaggaGCAGGTGGCGGCGAGGCCGAGGAGCTGCAAGGGCCTGTCGGCTGAGGCCCTGTGCAACCTGAGGAGCTGGCTGGAGACTGATCGCTAA